Below is a window of Sulfitobacter sp. BSw21498 DNA.
TGATGTCGATCCTTTACGGATTCTACAAAGCGGACAAAGGCGACATTTTTATCGCCGGCAAAAAGACCGATATCCCTGACAGCCAGGCCGCGATTGCCGCAGGCATCGGGATGGTGTTCCAGCACTTTAAACTGGTTGAAAATTTTACGGTTCTGGAAAATATCATTCTGGGGGCCGAAGACGGACGGCTGCTGAAACCGTCGCTCGCCAAGGCGCGCAAGTCGCTGTTGAAACTGGCGGATGATTACGGGCTCAAGGTCGATCCCGATGCGCTGGTACAAGACATCGGCGTGGGCATGCAGCAACGCGTAGAGATCCTCAAGGCGCTGTATCGTCAGGCAGATATTCTCATTCTGGATGAACCCACCGGCGTGTTGACCCCTGCCGAAGCGGATCAATTGTTCCGCATCCTCGGGCGTCTGCGCTCTGAGGGAAAGACGATCATCCTGATCACCCACAAGCTGCGCGAGATCATGGAAACGACCGACACCGTATCCGTCATGCGCCGTGGCCAGATGACCGCCACCGTCAAAACCGCCGAGACCTCGCCCGCCGAACTGGCCGAGCTGATGGTCGGCCGCAAGGTCCTGCTGCGTGTGGACAAAAAACCCGCCGCCCCCGGCCCTGTCATTCTGGATATCGAAGGGTTGCGCGTCGTTGATGAAAAAGGCGTAGAGCGTCTGCGCGGCATTGATCTGCAAGTCCGTGCGGGCGAAATCCTTGGCGTCGCTGGCGTGGCTGGCAACGGGCAATCCGAACTGCTGGAGGTTCTGGGCGGCTACCGGCCCGGCAAGGGCAGCGTGCGCGTCAATGGCACGGCGCTGGACCTCACCGGCAATAAATCCGACGGCCAGTCGCGCCGCAATCATGGCATCGCCCACGTCCCCGAAGACCGCCAGCGCGAAGGTCTGATCATGGACTATCAGGCGTGGGAAAACACCGCTTTCGGCTATCACAAAGACCCCGCCTATCGCAGCGGCCTGCTGATGGACAACGCGGCGATCAAAGCGGACACTGTCGAAAAGATGGAACGTTTCGACGTGCGCCCCCCCAACCCCAAACTGGCGGCCAAGAACTTTTCGGGCGGCAACCAGCAAAAGATTGTTCTGGCCCGCGAGATCGAACGCAACCCGGACCTGCTGCTGATCGGTCAACCGACCCGTGGCGTCGACATCGGTGCGATCGAATTCATCCACGAACAGATTGTCGCCCTGCGCGATCAGGGCAAGGCGATCCTGCTGGTGTCGGTCGAGCTGGAGGAAATTCTGGCGCTGAGCGATCGGGTTGCCGTCATGTTCGACGGTCAGGTCATGGGCATTCGCGACGCCAGCAAGACCGATGAAAAAGAACTGGGCTTGTTGATGGCCGGCATCACCGATACCGATGCGCCCCATTCCATCGACGAAATCGAAGACAATCTGGCCCATGCGGGCGGCGATCCGCATAAGGAAGTGTGACATGGACGTAATGCCAAAATGGGCCGAGGTCGTCCTCGTGCCTTTGATATCGCTTTTGCTGGCAGCGATCCTGTCGGCGCTGGTCATTCTGGGCATCGGTGAAGACCCCGTTGCCGCCGTTAAACTGATGGTAACCGGCGCTTTGGGCAGCACCTATGGGTGGGGCTATACGCTGTATTACGCCACCAACTTTATGTTCACCGGCCTGTGCGTCGCCATCGCCTTTCATGCGCGGCTGTTCAATATCGGCGGCGAAGGTCAGGCAATGCTGGGCGGTTTGGGTGTGGCGCTCGCCTGTTTGTATATCCCGTGGCCCCACTGGTCGCTGGCGCTTTTTGGTGCCACTGCGATGGCGGCTGTCTTTGGTGCCGCATGGGCCGCGATCCCCGCGTTCCTGCAAGCCAAGCGCGGCAGCCATATCGTGATCACAACGATCATGTTCAACTTTATTGCCGCCGCGGCACTGAACTATATTCTGGTCAACATGCTGCGCCCTCAAGGCAGCATGGACCCTGCGACCGCCCGCTTTCCTGACGCGACAAAACTGCCAACGTTGCACGATCTTCTGGCCCCGCTCGGGATCGAATTTTCCAAGGCGGCACCGGCCAATATCTCGCTTTTGGTGGCGGTTGCGGCCTGTATCTTCTTGTGGGTGCTGATCTGGCGCACGCGGCTTGGCTATGAAATCCGCGCCTATGGCCATTCGGAATCGGCTGCGAAATACGCCGGTATCTCTCCGGTCAAGATCACCATGATCGCGATGACCATCTCGGGTGGTCTGGCGGGGATGATGGCGATTAACAACGTCATGGGCGAAGCCGAACGGCTGGTCTTGAACGCCACGGAAGGCGCGGGCTTTATCGGCATCGCTGTTGCACTGATGGGGCGTAGCCATCCTTTGGGCGTGTTCCTTGCCGCGATCCTGTTCGGGTTCCTCTATCAGGGCGGCGCGGAACTGGCGCTCTGGACCTCGATCCCGCGCGAGTTGATCGTCGTGATCCAGGCGCTGGTGATCCTCTTTACCGGCGCATTGGACAATATGGTGCGTATGCCGCTCGAGAAAATCTTTTTGGCGCTGCGCGCCGCACGCGCCCCCAAGCCTGAACGCAAACCGGTGGAGCCAGCGGAATAATGGATTACATCACGCTCATCCAACTGTTCGACAGCACCGTGCGCCTTGCGACACCATTGCTGCTGGCGTGCCTTGCCGGTCTGTTTTCAGAACGTGCAGGCATTTTCGACATCGGCCTTGATGGCAAGATGCTGGCGGCGGCATTCTTTTCGGCGGCAGTGGCGTCACTGACGGGTAACGTCTGGCTGGGGCTGTTGGCGGGGATCGCGGCGTCGATGGCGCTGAGCCTGCTGCACGGGCTTGCATCGATTACCTTTCGGGGCAACCAGCTGATTTCAGGCGTTGCGATCAACTTTCTCGCGGCGGGGCTGACCGTTCTGATCGCGCAAGACTGGTTCCAGCAAGGCGGGCGTACGCCGTCGCTGATCGGCGGGGCGCGGTTCAGCCCGATCACCCTGCCTTTCGCTGACGACATTGCTCAAACACCCATCATCGGACCGCTCTACGCCGAGCTGATCTCGGGTCACTCGATCCTTGTCTATATGGCGTTCCTTGCGGTGCCTGCGACGTGGTGGCTGCTCTATCGTACACGTTTCGGCCTGCGCCTGCGCGCGGTGGGTGAAAACCCTGCGGCAGTCGATACGGCGGGGGTTTCCGTCGTTGGCCTGCGCTATGCGGCGGTGTTGATCTGCGGCGTGCTTTGCGGCGTTGCGGGCGCGTATCTTAGCACAGCGCTTCAGGCCGGCTTTATCAAGGACATGTCCGCAGGCCGTGGCTATATCGCATTGGCGGCGCTGATCTTTGCGAAATGGCGCCCGTGGTACGCGCTATGGGCGACGCTGCTGTTCGGCCTGTTCGGTGCGCTTGAAACCCGCCCCGACGTGATCGAGGCGCTGGTGAACTTCAAGGTTCAGGGGCAGTTGCTCGCGGCCCTTCCCTATGTGATGACCGTGATCATTCTGGCGGGCTTCGTCGGCAAGGCGATCCCGCCGCGTGCCGGTGGCGAGCCCTACGTGAAAGAACGCTAACTCTCGTTGCGCCGTTGCAAATTGCGGCGGCGCAGCATCCGCGATTGATTTCAACCTTTCGATCGGACTAACTGCGTCTATGCAAATTTATCTGCCCATCGCCGAATTGTCGGTCAACGCGTTCCTCCTTTTGGGGTTGGGCGGGATTGTGGGCGTTCTATCCGGCATGTTCGGCGTCGGAGGCGGGTTTCTGATCACGCCCCTGCTGTTTTTTATCGGCATCCCCCCAGCGGTGGCCGTGGCCACAGGCGCGAACCAGATTGTGGCGTCGTCGTTTTCGGCGCTGTTGGTGCATCTTAAACGCAAGACGGTTGATCTGCGCATGGGCAGCGTCTTGCTGGCGGGCGGTCTGGTCGGGGCTGCGGCTGGTGTCACGATCTTTAACTACCTCAAATCGCTGGGCCAGGTCGATCTGCTGGTAAACCTTTGCTACGTCGTTTTCCTTGGGATCATCGGCGGGCTGATGTTGATTGAATCGCTGAACGCGATGTACAAGACACGCACCGGAAAACGCCCCCCGCGCAAGAAACACACGTGGATACAAAAGCTGCCATTCAAGATGCGCTTTCGGGTTACGGGGCTTTATATCTCGGTCATTCCACCACTGCTGGTCGGGGCCTTTGTCGGGCTTCTGGCCGCGATCATGGGCGTTGGCGGCGGCTTTATCATGGTGCCCGCGATGATCTATCTGCTGGGGATGCCGACCAAAGTCGTTGTCGGCACGTCGCTGTTCCAGATCATCTTTGTCGCAGCATTTACCACGATGTTACATGCCACCACCAACTATACCGTCGATATCGTGCTGGCCGTGCTGCTGCTGATCGGTGGCGTCATCGGCGCACAGTTCGGCACTACCCTTGGGACCAAGCTCAAGGCGGAACAGCTGCGCATCCTGTTGGCGCTTTTGGTGCTGATCGTCTGCGGCAAGCTGGCGCTGGACCTGCTGTTGCAACCGGCTGAACTTTACTCCATCGGGTTCAAATCATGATCCGTTGGCGTGCTTTAATCGCTGCAGTCCTGACCTGCATCGCGTTCTCTGCGCTCGCCGAAGAGGCAATCGTTTTGGGGCTGAACCAAAGCGAAGTATCTATCTCGACCAACTTTAACGGGTCCGAGATCATCATTTTTGGCGCGGTTAAACGCGAGGAGCCTATCCCAGAGGGCCCCGAGCTTGAGGTCGTGGTTACCGTTTCGGGCCCGTCTGCCCCCGTGACAGTCCGGCGCAAGGAAAAGACTTTTGGCATCTGGATTAACACCGCTGCCGTAGAGGTGGACCGCGCCCCCAGCTTCTACGCCGTCGCCACCAGCGGCCCACTCCAAGACGTCCTGAGCCGCACCGAAGACCTGCGCTACAAAATCTCTGTGCCCCGTGCCATCCGATCTGTCGGGGCCCCGATGGATATCGAGGATTCCGCCGCCTTTTCAGACGCGCTGATCCGTATCCGCAGCAACGCAAACCAGTACCAGCTGGACGAAGCAGGCGTGAGCGTTGACGAACAAACCCTGTTCCGGGCGACGGTACAGCTGCCCGCATCATTGATAGAGGGCGACTATAATACCCGCATTTTCCTGACCCGTGGCGGATCGGTCGTGGCCCAATACGGGACGTTAATCGACGTGCGCAAGGTCGGGTTGGAACGTTGGCTTTACAACATGTCGCGTGAAAACGCGCTGCTATACGGGCTGATGTCACTCGCCATCGCTATTGCCGCAGGATGGGGTGCATCTGCCATCTTTGGTGCGCTGCGCCGCTAAGTGGCGGTGCAGGGAGCAGCCAAAACCAGCCTTTATGCGGCGGGGTCATCCGTCTGCACATCAAGGCTGAGCGGTGCCGCAGGGGCTGCACGCAAGTCATCTACTCGCAACACGCCCGACGGTTTCGACAGACGGTTACGCACCACCCAAATCAGGCGCTCCTGCGCACGGGTGATCGCCACATAGGCAAGGCGCTTCCACAGGGGTTGCCCCGCCTCAGACCGGCCCATACGCGCCGCTGCGAACAGATCGGGTGCAAACACCTGCACTGTATCCCACTGGCTGCCCTGCGCCTTGTGGATGGTGACGGCAGCCCCGTGCAAGAACGTGGCCCCCATGCGCGCGGCAAAGGGGATGAACGGCTCTTCCTCGTCCGGTTTTTCGATCTTTACGATGGACGCGGCAGAGATCTGAGGGTCTTCGGCCCCCATCACATGCAGGCGGCTGAAACCCGGCTTGCGACCATTGCCCAGATAGACGACCTGCGCGCCTTTGATCAGGCCTCGTGCTTCGAGGTCCAGCCGTTTCTTGCGGTGTTTCAGTGGCAGCTCGATCCCGTCACAAATCAGCGGCTCGCCTTCCAATAGGGCGTCTTCTGGCGCCCCATAAACCGCCCGGAATGCGTTGATCAGCCGGATGCGCGTCGCATTGCGCCAGACCAGCACAGGCGAACGCGCCATCAGGTCAACCTCTACCCGCTGGCCCCAGACCACGCGGTCATCTTTCTTTGACGCGTCTTCGATCATGCGTTCGAACTGCTCGAATGTCAGCGCCGGATCGGCAAGCGCGTGCGCCAGATCAAGGATCGGGTTGTCGGCCTTCTGCCGGTGGATACGGCTCAGGTTCAACACGCGTTCTTTGGGTAGTTTTTCGAACACCATCGTGCCGGACTGCCCCACGGGGGCCAGCTGTGCCGGATCGCCAAATAGCAGTAGCGTCGGGAAAATCTCTTTTAGATCCTCGAACTGCTTGTCATCCAGCATAGAGCTTTCATCGACGAAACCGATGTCGAGCGGTTCTTCGCGGCGTTTCCATCCGGTGATGAAATCACTGCCGCGCAGCCCCGCTGCAGCCAATGCGCCGGGGATTGATTTGTTTTTCTGATAGAACGCCAGTGCCCTATCCAACGCAATCTCGTTCATCCCCTCAATCACCGGACGGTCGCCGTTGCCTGCCAGCCACTCTGCGATGCGTTCATATTCGGGGTCATACACAGGGGTATAGAGGATACGGTGGATCGTGGTCGCCGGCACACCGCGCAAACGCAGGACCGATGCCGCCTTGTTGGTGGGCGCGAGGATCGCCAGCGTGCGCTTGTCTTTCTTTTTGCGTTCATAGTCACCCGACACGATGTCGACGCCCGCGTTTTCCAATGCCTTGTACAGCTCTGCCAGCAGCAGAGTCTTGCCCGACCCCGCCTTGCCGGTCACCGCCAGCACCTGATCTGCACCGCCCGCAGGCGGCATCAGCAAGTTGTCATCAAGATCAATGCCCGCATGGCGCAACATTTCGGCTACGCTATCAAAAGCAGCGGCCTGATCGTCGGAATAGGTAAGGGCAGGTACTGTCATGGCGCGACCCTAGTTGAGCGCCGCGCCGGGGGCCAGATGGCATCACGGTTATTCGCACATTCAGCTTGCGCCACAACGTCCCTGCGAGGCCCGAAACGCAAAACACCCGCACGCCGGGATGCGGCGCACGGGTGTCTGGTCAGTGCCCCCGCGAAATGAGCTGTCTGATTATTTTTTCGCGTCCAGCGCGTCTTCGAGAGTGCGCAGGCCGGTTTTAGGCGACTGCACCAGCACCGACATGTTGCCGGGCTTGTGTTCGTTTGCCAGCATCTTCATGTGCGCGTCAGGCAGATCGGCCCAAGTGAACACTTCGGACATGCATGGATCAAGACGGCGTTCGACCATCAGCTTGTTCGCCGCCGACGCCTGCTTGAGGTGGGCAAAGTGGCTGCCCTGCAAGCGCTTCTGGTGCATCCACATATAGCGCACGTCGAACGTCAGGTTAAAGCCCGAGGTCCCCGCGCAGATCACGACCATGCCGCCCTTTTTGCAGACAAAGGTGGATACAGGGAATGTCGCCTCGCCGGGGTGTTCAAACACCATATCGACGTTCACACCCTTGCCGGTGATCTCCCAGATTGCGGCACCGAATTTGCGCGCCTCTTTGAACCACGCGGCGTATTCGGGCGTGTTCACGGTGGGCATCTGGCCCCAGCAGTTGAAGTCCTTGCGGTTCAACACGCCTTTGGCGCCCAGATCCATCACAAAGTCACGCTTGGATTCGTCCGAAATCACACCGATCGCATTGGCACCTGCGGTATTGATCAACTGGATCGCATAAGACCCCAGACCACCCGATGCGCCCCAGACCAGAACGTTCTGACCAGGTTTCAGATCGTGCGGCTCGTGGCCAAACAGCATCCGGTACGCAGTGGCCAGCGTCAGCGTGTAGCACGCCGCCTCTTCCCATGTCAGGTGCTTGGGGCGTGGCATAAGCTGCTGCGCCTGAACGTTGGTGAACTGTGCAAACGACCCGTCGGGTGTCTCGTAGCCCCAGATGCGCTGGCTCGGGGAATACATCGGATCGCCGCCGTTGCACTCTTCGTCGTCGCCGTCATCCTGGTTGCAGTGGATCACGACCTCGTCGCCGATCTTCCAGCGCTTAACCTTGTCACCGACGGCCCAGACGATACCGGACGCATCAGAGCCCGCGATGTGGAAGGGCTGCTTGTGCCCGTCAAACGGGCTAATCGGTTTGCCCAACGCAGCCCAGACACCGTTATAGTTCACACCCGCTGCCATCACGAGGACAAGCACTTCGTTACTGTCGAGCGTCGGCACGTCCACGACTTCTTCGAGCATCGCCGTATTGGGATTCCCGTGACGTTCCTTGCGGATGGTCCATGCGTACATCTGCTTGGGAACATAGCCCATCGGAGGAATTTCCCCGATTTCGTAAAGGTCTTTTTCCGGAGCGTCATATTGCGCGATATTCGTGTCCAAGGCCATGTCGGTCTCCACAGTCAGAATAGGTTTGTGCCGCAGTGCAGAATCGCGGCGTCTACAGGTGGAATATGATCCTTGACGCAACAATGCAACACCAATTGCCCTCCAATTGTAACTTTATGACTTTGCAGTCGCAGCAATTTCACCTGTTTGACCTATCGATCAAAGAAATGCGCGATCGAGTTCGCATAGAAGCGCAGCACCGACCGCTGACTGTCAGCAGGCCGATATCCCCGCTCTACCGCTGTGATTATCCCGCGTTGCAACAGATGTTGGCGTGCCTTGACCACATTGGTGCCAAACCCTTCGTCCCCTTCAAATGTATTGACCGGAGCAAGGGCTGCCATATGGGCCATCTCTTGTTCAAGCGCCACACCGTCCAGCGGCACTTCCGCCAACAACAACACCCGTGCCAGCAAGGGTACAAACAGCAGCGGCATCTCGTGTTCGATCCGGCCCATCAGGTCCTGCGCGATCCCGTCGACATCGGGGGTGCTGCCATAGTCGCGCAGATGCACCGGCGTGCCAAACACCACCACGGCCTCTCCGAAGCGCAGGAACTTGCCGCGCATACGCAGCCAGACCTTGCGCACAATGAACTTCAGAATGACCGAGATTTGCGCGTCGAACCGCCGCGTGCCCGCCTCATCCGCCGAGATCAGGACGCGATCCTCCAGTACCCGGTCATAGTTGATCGCCACGGGCACAAAAACGACATCGCGGTCTTTCAGGTCGGCCTCCAGTACATAGCCGAGCAACCCCATCTTGGGCGGCATCAGCTTGCCATTCAGGCTCAGCCCGCCTTCGGGGAAGATCGCTTGGGTCACGCCGCCTTCGGTCGCCATCTGCACATAGCGCGCCAGCACCTTGCGATACAGCGCACCGCGCGATTTGCGCCGGATGAAATAGGCCCCCATTGACCGGATCAACCGGCTTAGGGGCCAGACCCGCGCCCATTCCCCCACGGCATAGCTCAGCGCGGATGCCTCCCCCGCGAGGTAGGTGACCAGCACGTAATCCATATTGCTTCGGTGGTTCATGATAAAGATGACCGTGGCGTCTGACGGAATACCTTCGATCACGGCGTCATTTTGGGTACCCGTGCGCACATCGTAAAGCGCGTTCGCCAGAAACCGCGCCAGCCGGATGCCAAAGCTGAAATAGGCAAAGGCGCTAAAGCTCGGGACAATTTCGCGGGCATAGCGTCGCGCCTGTTCTGACGCGACGTTTTCAGGGATGCCGTTGGCGCGGGCGTGATCCACGATGGCCTGACTGATCTGCGGATCATAAATCAGCCGCTGGATCATATCGTGACGCCGCGCGAGCTTGAACGGCTCGATTGGGCGGGTCAGCCGTGTGTTCAACTGCGCGACAGCCTTTTCCAGCCGTCTGCGAAAAAACCACCTGACCGAGGGCAGTAAAAAGTGGCTCAGCGCGGTCACCGCGGCGAAAAGCAGGATCACGGCGAAAAGCCAAACGGGAAGTTCAATAGTTTGCGTCATTGCCCAACCCTTGCAGGAGGCGCACAGTCTGGGCAACACAAAAGCAAAATGCGCTGCGTTAAGAAGACCCGAAAGAACGCCATACCCGCCGCCGCCTAAGGCAGCGCGAAGCCTTTAGGTGCCATGCCGCGATGCAGCGAATTGACAGCGCCCGATTATTTCACGTATCAATCGACCAGCGCAATAATATTACCCATTCGATTCACGAAAGGCCGCCCCATGTCGCAACCGCAAAAAGACCGCCCCTGGCTGATCCGCACCTATGCCGGACACTCTACCGCCGAGGCATCCAATGCGCTGTACCGCGCAAACCTTTTGAAAGGGCAAACCGGCCTGTCGGTCGCTTTTGATCTGCCCACACAGACTGGCTATGACAGCGACCACATCCTGTCGCGCGGCGAAGTCGGCAAGGTGGGCGTGCCCGTGGGCCATTTGGGCGACATGCGCAGCCTGTTCAAGGACATCCCGCTTGAACAGATGAACACGTCGATGACGATCAATGCCACTGCCCCATGGCTGCTGGCGCTGTATATCGCCGCGGCCGAGGAACAGGGCGCGGACGTGTCTAAGCTGCAAGGCACCGTACAAAACGACCTGATCAAGGAATACCTGTCGCGCGGCACCTATATCTGCCCGCCTGCCCCGTCGCTCAAGATGATCGCGGATGTGGCCGAATACTGCTATACAAACGTGCCCAAATGGAACCCGATGAACGTCTGTTCCTACCACCTGCAAGAAGCCGGCGCGACGCCCGAGCAAGAACTGGCCTTTGCCCTTGCCACTGCGACCGCCGTGCTGGACGCTCTGCGCCCCCGCGTCCCCGAAGAAGATTTTCCGAAACTCGTTGGCCGGATCTCCTTCTTTGTGAATGCCGGCATCCGTTTCGTCACCGAGATGTGCAAGATGCGCGCCTTTGGTGATCTGTGGGACGAGATTTGCCTTGAACGCTACGGCGTCGAGGACCCCAAATACCGGCGCTTCCGCTATGGTGTGCAGGTGAATTCGCTGGGACTGACCGAACAACAGCCCGAAAACAACGTCTACCGTATCCTGATCGAGATGCTGGCGGTGACCCTGTCAAAGAACGCTCGCGCCCGCGCCGTGCAGTTGCCCGCCTGGAACGAAGCGCTTGGCCTGCCACGCCCGTGGGACCAGCAGTGGTCAATGCGGATGCAGCAAATCATGGCCTACGAAACCGACCTGCTTGAGTTCGACGACCTGTTCGACGGCAACCCCGCTGTGGACCGCAAAGTCGAAGCGCTGAAAGAAGGCGCACGGGCCGAGCTTGCCAACCTTGACGACATGGGCGGCGCAATTTCCGCGATTGACTACATGAAGTCGCGTCTGGTCGAAAGCAACGCCGACCGTCTGGGCCGCATCGAAGCGGGCGAGACGATCGTGGTGGGCGTCAACAAGTGGCAGCAGGGCGAACCCTCGCCGTTGATGACCGGCGATGGTGGCATCATGGTCGTGGACCCCGCGGTTGAGGCAGACCAGATCAACCGTCTGAATGCATGGCGCGACAGCCGCGATCAAGCGGCCGTAGACAAAGCCCTTGCCGATCTGCGCGCCGCCGCCGCCGAAGGTCGCAACGTCATGGAGCCGTCGATCGCAGCCGCCAAAGCGGGCGTCACAACGGGCGAATGGGCGGAACAGATGCGTAGCGTCCACGGGGAATACCGCGGGCCCACAGGTGTCGCATCAGGCCGGTCGAACAAGACCGAAGGGCTGGACGATCTGCGCGACGCCGTTGACGCCGTAAGCACCCGTCTGGGCCGCCGCCTGAGCTTTCTGGTGGGCAAGCCGGGGCTGGACGGCCATTCCAACGGTGCCGAACAGATCGCCGTGCGCGCACGCGATTGCGGTATGGAAATCGCCTACGAGGGTATTCGGCTTACCCCGTCCGAAATTGTTTCCGCCGCCCTGGAGGGAGAGCATCACGTCGTCGGACTTTCCATTCTTTCGGGATCGCATATTCCATTGGTCGAGGATTTGATGAAACAAATGCGTGACGCCGGATTGGCGCATATTCCCGTAATCGTAGGTGGAATTATTCCAGAAGAAGACGCCAAAAGATTGCGCGCCATGGGTGTTGCCCGCGTTTACACGCCGAAGGACTTTGAATTGAATACGATTATGGCAGACATCGTCACACTGGCCGATCCTGAAACAGTGGCCGCGGAATAAAAGCCGCTTATTCAATAAATACTTTTTTTGTTCATTCTTTTGGAGTAAAGCAACGAATGGCTTTTCGACAAAGGAATGAGCGAAATGAGTATTGATCTGAGCACAATGTCCCACAAAGAGCTTGAACAGCATTTGGAAGACGTGAAGATGGCGATTAAAAACGCATATGAACGCGACCGTGTAGAAGCCCGCAAAGCAGCTGAAAAAGCAGCCGCCGAATACGGCTTTTCACTGGACGAAGTTTCCAGCGGCGCGAAAAAGGGCAAAGCTGCAAAAGCTGCCGCGAAATACGCCAACCCCGAAGATCCTAGCCAGACATGGACCGGCAAAGGCCGTCAGCCCAACTGGTTCCGCAATCTTGTTTCCAATGGCACAGCACCGGAATCCCTGGAACTGTAAGTAAACTTGGACATCGCACCCCTTGCGATGTCCGTGCCCCCGCGGCGCATCCTCTTGGCTTTGGAAATAGACGAGCATCCTATGACAATTCATATCGGCGCAAAACCCGGCGACATCGCGGAAACAGTTCTCATGCCGGGCGACCCCTATCGCGCGAAATGGGCGGCGGAAACATTTCTTAAAGATGCAAAACTTGTGAATGAAGTCCGCGGCATGTTGGGTTTCACGGGCACATGGAATGGCAACCGCGTCACGATTCAAGGCTCGGGCATGGGGATGCCGTCGCTCTCGATTTATGCCAATGAATTGATTTCCGAATTCAACGCACAAACCCTAATTCGGATTGGCTCTTGTGGCGGGATGCAACCGCAAGTTGGCATTCGCGATGTGATTATTGCCATGACGGCGACGACAATTACCTCGCCGTCTTCCGGTATCTTCCGCGAGATGAATTACGCCCCTTGCGCCGATTGGTCCCTGCTGCGTGCCGCTGTGAATGCTGCCGAAGCAAAAGGCACAAAAACACATGTCGGCGGGATCTATTCCTCGGATGTATTCTATGCCGAACGCCCTGATCTGGACGAACAGATGACCCGCCACGGCATTCTGGGCGTCGAGATGGAAGCAGCTGAACTCTATACGCTTGCCGCGCGTCACAAGCGCCGTGCGCTGGCTGTGCTGACCGTTAGCGACCACTTGCAAACCGGTGAGGCGCTGCCTGCGGAAGAGCGTGAGAAGTCGTTTGGCGATATGGTAGAGATCGCGCTGCAGGCGGCGTTCCCGAACAGCTGATGCGTCTTGATCCCCCGTCGGACGCTCCGCGGGGGATTTATTGCCATTTTGAATTATCAGGCCGGTGTCGACCCTAGCCCTCAGCCCCCGTGGCTGCGGTCGTATCCGTTAGGCTGCGGGCTTTGCCAGCCGTCAAGCGTGCCACTTGCGGGGGCAAAAACCTCTACCAGCAGCGGATAGCAAGCGGCGGTATCGGCCGAATGCTTCGACGAACAGTCGCCGCCCGGACAAGCGCTGAGCGCGCCGAGCAGGTCGATCTCGGCAAAAAACTCGAGGTAATCATCGGGGCGCACCGGACTGGCCTTCATGAAATACTGGCCGGTATCACGGGTAAAGCCGGTGCACATAAAGACGTTCAGCACATCATGCACAAACGGCTCTGCTTCGGCGTAGGATATACCCTGATGGTCCGCC
It encodes the following:
- the ccrA gene encoding crotonyl-CoA carboxylase/reductase, with amino-acid sequence MALDTNIAQYDAPEKDLYEIGEIPPMGYVPKQMYAWTIRKERHGNPNTAMLEEVVDVPTLDSNEVLVLVMAAGVNYNGVWAALGKPISPFDGHKQPFHIAGSDASGIVWAVGDKVKRWKIGDEVVIHCNQDDGDDEECNGGDPMYSPSQRIWGYETPDGSFAQFTNVQAQQLMPRPKHLTWEEAACYTLTLATAYRMLFGHEPHDLKPGQNVLVWGASGGLGSYAIQLINTAGANAIGVISDESKRDFVMDLGAKGVLNRKDFNCWGQMPTVNTPEYAAWFKEARKFGAAIWEITGKGVNVDMVFEHPGEATFPVSTFVCKKGGMVVICAGTSGFNLTFDVRYMWMHQKRLQGSHFAHLKQASAANKLMVERRLDPCMSEVFTWADLPDAHMKMLANEHKPGNMSVLVQSPKTGLRTLEDALDAKK
- a CDS encoding ATP-dependent DNA helicase, which encodes MTVPALTYSDDQAAAFDSVAEMLRHAGIDLDDNLLMPPAGGADQVLAVTGKAGSGKTLLLAELYKALENAGVDIVSGDYERKKKDKRTLAILAPTNKAASVLRLRGVPATTIHRILYTPVYDPEYERIAEWLAGNGDRPVIEGMNEIALDRALAFYQKNKSIPGALAAAGLRGSDFITGWKRREEPLDIGFVDESSMLDDKQFEDLKEIFPTLLLFGDPAQLAPVGQSGTMVFEKLPKERVLNLSRIHRQKADNPILDLAHALADPALTFEQFERMIEDASKKDDRVVWGQRVEVDLMARSPVLVWRNATRIRLINAFRAVYGAPEDALLEGEPLICDGIELPLKHRKKRLDLEARGLIKGAQVVYLGNGRKPGFSRLHVMGAEDPQISAASIVKIEKPDEEEPFIPFAARMGATFLHGAAVTIHKAQGSQWDTVQVFAPDLFAAARMGRSEAGQPLWKRLAYVAITRAQERLIWVVRNRLSKPSGVLRVDDLRAAPAAPLSLDVQTDDPAA
- a CDS encoding 1-acyl-sn-glycerol-3-phosphate acyltransferase, translated to MTQTIELPVWLFAVILLFAAVTALSHFLLPSVRWFFRRRLEKAVAQLNTRLTRPIEPFKLARRHDMIQRLIYDPQISQAIVDHARANGIPENVASEQARRYAREIVPSFSAFAYFSFGIRLARFLANALYDVRTGTQNDAVIEGIPSDATVIFIMNHRSNMDYVLVTYLAGEASALSYAVGEWARVWPLSRLIRSMGAYFIRRKSRGALYRKVLARYVQMATEGGVTQAIFPEGGLSLNGKLMPPKMGLLGYVLEADLKDRDVVFVPVAINYDRVLEDRVLISADEAGTRRFDAQISVILKFIVRKVWLRMRGKFLRFGEAVVVFGTPVHLRDYGSTPDVDGIAQDLMGRIEHEMPLLFVPLLARVLLLAEVPLDGVALEQEMAHMAALAPVNTFEGDEGFGTNVVKARQHLLQRGIITAVERGYRPADSQRSVLRFYANSIAHFFDR
- a CDS encoding H-NS histone family protein translates to MSIDLSTMSHKELEQHLEDVKMAIKNAYERDRVEARKAAEKAAAEYGFSLDEVSSGAKKGKAAKAAAKYANPEDPSQTWTGKGRQPNWFRNLVSNGTAPESLEL
- a CDS encoding protein meaA, coding for MSQPQKDRPWLIRTYAGHSTAEASNALYRANLLKGQTGLSVAFDLPTQTGYDSDHILSRGEVGKVGVPVGHLGDMRSLFKDIPLEQMNTSMTINATAPWLLALYIAAAEEQGADVSKLQGTVQNDLIKEYLSRGTYICPPAPSLKMIADVAEYCYTNVPKWNPMNVCSYHLQEAGATPEQELAFALATATAVLDALRPRVPEEDFPKLVGRISFFVNAGIRFVTEMCKMRAFGDLWDEICLERYGVEDPKYRRFRYGVQVNSLGLTEQQPENNVYRILIEMLAVTLSKNARARAVQLPAWNEALGLPRPWDQQWSMRMQQIMAYETDLLEFDDLFDGNPAVDRKVEALKEGARAELANLDDMGGAISAIDYMKSRLVESNADRLGRIEAGETIVVGVNKWQQGEPSPLMTGDGGIMVVDPAVEADQINRLNAWRDSRDQAAVDKALADLRAAAAEGRNVMEPSIAAAKAGVTTGEWAEQMRSVHGEYRGPTGVASGRSNKTEGLDDLRDAVDAVSTRLGRRLSFLVGKPGLDGHSNGAEQIAVRARDCGMEIAYEGIRLTPSEIVSAALEGEHHVVGLSILSGSHIPLVEDLMKQMRDAGLAHIPVIVGGIIPEEDAKRLRAMGVARVYTPKDFELNTIMADIVTLADPETVAAE